The Candidatus Zixiibacteriota bacterium genomic sequence TCTGACGGGTACGCCGCTACGGCACCATTTTGGCGCGCAGCTCGTCGGCACGGCGTCCGGCGTCCTGTCTGATGAGCGCGTAGGTAATGCTGTTAAGCTGATAGGTCCGCGCCGCCCGGTCGAATAGCTCCGCCGCGCGGGTAATGTCTCCAAGACCTTCGTAGGCCTTCGCCAGATGATAGAGCGTCCACGCCTGTAGCAAGTCAGACTGTTCGAGATGCGATATGGCCTGGGCATAATCGCCCTCCGCCAGTGAGACTAATCCAAGGGAGAGATAAGCGCTTCTCGTTCTCGCGGGATTGACCAATGGTTCAACTTCGGTCAGGTAAGCTTCCGTCTGCTGCCGGGCCTCGCTCAACCGTCCTCGTTCGCGGTAAATAAGGGACTGATACAGGTAGGCGTTTTGGCGGGCATTTCGCTTGATGCGGGGGAAGAGTTCCGACTTGTCAATGATCTCAACCGATTGTGCCAGCCGCTGCTGGGCCTCGTCGAACCGCCCCAGACGGGCAAGCAGGAAAATCATCGTGTTCAAATCGTCGGACATGGCGGCTGGATCGGACATAGTCGAGTCAAGGCGATAAAGCTCTTCGAGCCTGGCCAGCCCTGTCTCCAAGTCACCCTGGTCCACGTAGGTGACGGCAAAGCCCACAATTGCAGCTCGGCGGTGCCCGATGCCCGCGCCGGATTCGAACAGCTTCTCGAGCTCCATTCTCGCCTCGTCATGTCTGCCCATGAACACGAGGTTGGCGGAGATCCCGATTCGCGACGCGCCAAACGACGGGTCATGCGCGAGGGATTTTCGGTACTGCTCTATTGCCGCCTCAAACTGCCCCTGGCGGGTCAGCAGCTCCGCATAGGAGTCGTAGGGCTTGGGATCGTCCGGGATGAGCCTGATATACTCCTGGAAAGCACGCCCGGCAGCCTCATAATCCTCGAGAAAATTGTAGGAGTAGCCGAGAACGTTGTACGGCGGGGCGTAGCCCGGGGCAATCCGCACGATATCCTCACAGACGCTGACGGCCGAGTCGTACTCCCGTTGACCGAAATACTCGGCGGCCAGAAACATCAGCGCGCGAGGATCGCGAGGGTACTGTCGGGCGAGTTCCCTGAGCAGCTCAATCTGAGTGGCAGGGTCGCCGTTAGCTCCGGCTAACATCGCCTCAATCAACAACTGTTCCCCCTCTGATGCCCGCGCTGCGTACTTTCCGGCCAATTGAATGTGCTCGAAATAACCTTTGGCGCTCTGCTCCGAAATGGCCGAGTAGAGGTA encodes the following:
- a CDS encoding tetratricopeptide repeat protein; the encoded protein is MSSRDLNWGSKSYPTFVVAAAVAGLLGLCQCGGGGDGRIPISTSSSAAREAFLAGAELCDNLRFHEAQQYFDKAIDADPQFALAYLYSAISEQSAKGYFEHIQLAGKYAARASEGEQLLIEAMLAGANGDPATQIELLRELARQYPRDPRALMFLAAEYFGQREYDSAVSVCEDIVRIAPGYAPPYNVLGYSYNFLEDYEAAGRAFQEYIRLIPDDPKPYDSYAELLTRQGQFEAAIEQYRKSLAHDPSFGASRIGISANLVFMGRHDEARMELEKLFESGAGIGHRRAAIVGFAVTYVDQGDLETGLARLEELYRLDSTMSDPAAMSDDLNTMIFLLARLGRFDEAQQRLAQSVEIIDKSELFPRIKRNARQNAYLYQSLIYRERGRLSEARQQTEAYLTEVEPLVNPARTRSAYLSLGLVSLAEGDYAQAISHLEQSDLLQAWTLYHLAKAYEGLGDITRAAELFDRAARTYQLNSITYALIRQDAGRRADELRAKMVP